The stretch of DNA CAGCCTCCTACCCCTTCTCTCCACCTCTACTATGCCTAGCCTCTCGAGGGCGCGGAGACGCTCCCTTATAACCCTCCTCGAAGCCGTGCCTCTAAGCCTCCTAACCTCCCTTTCCAGGCCCCTCAGCGTTAGAGGCCCGTTGACCGCCAGGGCCTCGACTATAGCCTTCGCAATACCATCGTCCCCCAGACCCTTGTCTAGCCGAGACACAGCCCTTGCCACCCGCCTCGCCGTAGACAGGGCTTCATGTATAGGCAGCGTGAATGCCATCGCCATCTCAGCCGCCATCCTCGCCTCCTGCTCCCCGGCCTCCGCCATCTCCTCAATCCTCCTCAGGCGCTGTAGGACCTCGGCCAGCAGCCTCTCGATCCTCTCCAGCCGCTCCTCAAAGCTCACACCGCCGCGAACCTCCGGGCTTTACTAGGCGTCAGCCCCTCCCGGGGGCCTGGCACACCTACTTCTCTCCCGCCTGAGACAGCTCCCCCTTAGCCAGCTCTCTGATTATCCTAGCTATGTTCAGCGACTCCATCCTCATCCTGAAGTATTCCCTGGTTAGCTCCTCGACCATCTCGTCAGGCATGCCACTATCCCTCAGGTTCCTGTAGAACGCTGCCACCTCCTCACCTAGCTTAGAGCCGTCCATCACAGAGAGGGCAGTCTTCAAAATGTTGCCCAGAGGCTCTTCAAGGTTTTTTATAAACTCTGAGATTGCAGTCAACACTTCTCTAAGCTCCTCAACATCGCTCCGCGAATCCTCATGCTCGTGGGAAACCTCTACCTCCACTCCACCAGCCTCCTCGGATACTGGGAAGGCCTCCTTAACAGCCTCCCTAGCCTCCCTCCTCTTCTCCTCATCCATATTATCCACCCAACGATTCCCAATGTAGCGTATCGTCGGTTCACTCTATATCTGCTTTAGACATATCAAGTGAACCATCTATACCTAGCTTCTGCCAGAGATATTCTGAACTATCATTCAAGCTAAGTTTCAACCGAGACAAGGTTAGCAGAATTTGCTTACCAGGTATCCCTAAGAAACACATACAAACTTTACACACTATCCTAATACTTACATTTAATATATTGACAAAGTATAAATGATCTAGAAAAGTTCCAAATATGTCACTAAGAATTAAAAAGAACTTTTGAAAAGGATTAGAAAATGTGAAACAATGTATCACTAGCAGATTTCTTTATACTTTATGGCAAGCCACAGCATGACCCTCGCCCAATTCCCTCAGTTTTGGCTCTAAATCTGTGTGTAATCTAATTTCCACTAATTTTCCTTTCACAACAATTTCATTTATTATGGTGCTGTTAGTTTCACGCAATTTTTTAGCTAGATTTTCAGCGTTTTTACTAACCCTAATCCTTATAGTATCCCCAATTTTGGTTACATCTATTATCTCCACGTCTGAGTCAGCATGATCCTCTACAGAGAAGCCACAGATTTCCCTACTGGCTATCGGACATCTAGTAACAAAACGGCATCCTACAGGAGGTTTAGCTGGGTTAGGAGGCTCCCCTATATCCTTGAACTCCTTTATCCTTCTCGATCTTGGGTCTGGGATTGGAACTGCTGACAGTAGGAGTTTTGTATACGGGTGTAGCGGATTAGTGAACAATATGTGTTTAGGCGCGCTTTCCATTATCTTACCAGAATACATAACGACTACACTTGATGACATGTACCTTACGACACTTATATCGTGAGTTATTAACAGATATGTTAAACCGTATTTCTTCCATAGTTCTCTGAGGAGTCGGAGTATTTGGGCTTGTATTGAAACGTCAAGAGCGCTCGTCGGCTCGTCTAGCACGAGTATTTTTGGGTTAAGAGCTAGCGCCCTAGCTATTGCTACACGCTGCCTCTGTCCCCCGCTGAGTTCGTAGGGGTATCTATCCGCAAACTCTTTGCCGAGTCCAACTGCCTCGAGAACCTCAATAACTC from Aeropyrum pernix K1 encodes:
- a CDS encoding ABC transporter ATP-binding protein, which produces MLALALHDVRVYFPITTFYLKKVIGYVKAVDGVSLSLKKGEILGVVGESGSGKTTLAKTIIGLHRPFTGHVFIDIDKGELEEAVSIYEALKRGENVQREDIKRYRKIIKTHDPYYMDRSNYKKFRRKVQMVQQDPYSSLNPRMKVGEIIGEPVRVHGIEKSSEGVKRRVIEVLEAVGLGKEFADRYPYELSGGQRQRVAIARALALNPKILVLDEPTSALDVSIQAQILRLLRELWKKYGLTYLLITHDISVVRYMSSSVVVMYSGKIMESAPKHILFTNPLHPYTKLLLSAVPIPDPRSRRIKEFKDIGEPPNPAKPPVGCRFVTRCPIASREICGFSVEDHADSDVEIIDVTKIGDTIRIRVSKNAENLAKKLRETNSTIINEIVVKGKLVEIRLHTDLEPKLRELGEGHAVACHKV